One part of the Thermoanaerobacterium sp. CMT5567-10 genome encodes these proteins:
- a CDS encoding protein kinase domain-containing protein produces the protein MLKKGYVLTGIYNGRKYIIDEKIGHGGVADVYLVHDENNLKYALKISDDLISITREYKVLTLLKSCDFAPCIFDLDDALLYNKMYHYIVLEYIDGYSLDELIKTGIDLDRALYIFTEILDILLRLKRLGIFYTDLKPSNVMIDERKKRIVLIDYGSTSAAGEIVKEFTPEFDRASWKVVLRKADSGYLSFEAGMLFVYLVGGKTLSHDSHTIGEVLKHSKGRLGKFYIAIMKALNGTYDINKLYINFKNGCFSEKASMYLNYMLFTIGIIFVVLMILAV, from the coding sequence ATGCTTAAGAAAGGCTATGTTTTGACAGGCATATACAATGGCCGTAAATACATAATTGACGAGAAAATCGGTCATGGCGGTGTAGCTGACGTATACCTTGTACATGATGAAAATAATTTAAAGTATGCGCTTAAAATAAGCGATGACTTAATAAGTATTACAAGAGAGTACAAAGTGCTGACATTGTTGAAAAGTTGCGATTTTGCTCCTTGTATATTTGATTTAGATGATGCATTATTGTATAATAAAATGTATCATTATATCGTTTTGGAGTACATAGATGGATATAGTCTTGATGAATTAATCAAGACAGGTATCGACTTGGATCGTGCTTTATACATATTTACTGAGATTTTAGATATTCTTCTCAGATTGAAGCGATTAGGCATTTTTTACACAGATTTAAAGCCGTCTAACGTCATGATAGATGAAAGAAAAAAGCGTATAGTGCTTATTGACTACGGTTCAACATCTGCTGCAGGTGAGATTGTAAAAGAATTTACGCCTGAGTTTGACAGAGCCAGTTGGAAAGTCGTTTTAAGAAAAGCGGATTCGGGGTATCTGTCATTTGAAGCCGGTATGCTTTTTGTCTACCTTGTGGGGGGTAAGACATTAAGCCACGATTCCCATACGATAGGCGAAGTGCTAAAACATTCAAAAGGCAGGCTTGGTAAATTTTATATCGCAATAATGAAAGCGCTTAATGGCACATACGACATAAATAAACTGTATATTAATTTTAAAAACGGCTGCTTTAGCGAGAAAGCATCAATGTATTTAAATTACATGCTTTTCACAATTGGCATAATATTTGTTGTGCTTATGATTCTGGCGGTGTAG
- a CDS encoding VWA domain-containing protein → MEILIKQIIVVTDGKSNIGGNPADAAFLAFRKGIRVSSIGIVDDGNLSIKEIKDIASYGGGVYDIIYSDDFIRSLSAVTQKSAEKTLYDTLDSELMKLIGKSIEGLHPVLRSQIVDYIDKLLDVSDIKCAILLDLSGSMARKLKKAVNGINDLLNTMKARKGKSEFCLIGFPGGDNAFAKVICPFTSRINDIEVYLKSLKVGGNTPTYYAIKMATSLFETEVESIRGIG, encoded by the coding sequence TTGGAGATTTTGATAAAACAGATAATCGTGGTTACAGATGGCAAATCAAACATTGGTGGAAACCCTGCAGATGCAGCTTTTTTAGCATTTAGAAAGGGAATTCGCGTAAGTTCTATAGGCATTGTTGATGACGGAAATCTGTCTATAAAAGAGATAAAAGATATTGCAAGTTATGGTGGTGGTGTGTACGACATAATTTACTCTGACGATTTTATAAGGTCCTTATCAGCAGTGACACAAAAATCAGCCGAAAAAACTTTGTACGATACGTTAGATAGCGAATTGATGAAACTTATAGGGAAAAGCATAGAAGGACTTCATCCTGTATTGAGATCTCAAATCGTAGACTACATTGATAAACTTCTCGATGTCTCAGATATCAAATGTGCTATTTTGTTGGATTTAAGTGGAAGTATGGCAAGAAAATTAAAAAAAGCGGTGAATGGAATCAACGATCTTTTAAACACGATGAAAGCGAGGAAAGGTAAAAGCGAATTTTGCTTAATAGGATTTCCAGGCGGAGATAATGCTTTTGCAAAGGTTATATGCCCTTTTACGTCTAGGATAAATGATATAGAAGTTTATCTAAAAAGTTTAAAGGTAGGCGGAAATACTCCCACTTATTATGCGATAAAGATGGCTACATCGCTTTTTGAGACTGAAGTCGAATCTATCAGGGGAATTGGGTAA